Below is a window of Podarcis muralis chromosome 5, rPodMur119.hap1.1, whole genome shotgun sequence DNA.
attatCAGTATTATTCTTCATGTTTCATTGCTATACgactatatttttaagaaaacatctcaaagcagtttacaacctacACTAAAACTTCACATAAAACAAtctataataaaatattatacaaGAAAGTcgaatataaagtatacattcaaagcaacataattaacaggaaactaaaacgttatcttaaagatttcaaaataaaacatcacaaaGGAGGtgaactacagaatgcacatttaactaaGAGCCTGTCAcgatggtctctggcctcttcagcagcttcagcttttgtagctggagtcagtcaaggtcctgccctcctcccaggccaggtgggaaaaggcagggagcaggtcttccaggactcacagtcaATATTTAAACGCTACAGTTTTCTGCTGGAAGTACAATCCTGATTTGATGACTAGGAGTACAGTAATATGTTCAACTAAACTGGCTCAAGCAGTTTAGAGCATTGCAACTCTTTTTTTATTCCATGGATTATGGCTTTTAAGATAGGATTCTGTTGCTCTAGCTCACCTTTCTATTCCTATACCCTAAGGCTAATAAATCAGGGAAATTATCAGCATAGCAAATAAAAAAGGCAAGAGAAATCCTATATAAAATTAATATAGGAGGTAGAGTTGTGGAAAATCCTAAAGACATAAGAGATCAATTCGTGAGTTTTTATACAGAATTATAACAAGTGAAACAGGGCAATTTAGATGAAATACAAAAAATATCGATGACAGTGGAATACCTAAAATACCAATTGATAAAATGACAATTTTGAATGCACCGGTGACAATCATGGAATTACAGTaagttgtaaacagataagaacattggcaggattattgtaatagcctacaattttataagagtatatatttaaagtagatgaacaaatgagtaaattaagttaatttggatatgcagaaaatattaaaaataaagttagggaacctcagaaagaggggaaaggaagtagagtttaaaaatgttaaaatgattgtaaaattattgaaatgtataaaactgaaaaccaTAAACAAACTATGCCCTAATAAGTTTTTCATATCAAACCGTCAAATGTTAGTGCTTAAACCAGATCTTCAAATCTTTTAACAAAGTTGCTGAAGTAAGATGTCAGAAAACACATGGAAGacacaggactcagctatacagctgcaaataaaatgttttaagtgtgttttaagtgcaatatacaacgtgacactagatggtgatgatgAGCCTTAAGGAAAATTCAATGTCTTTTTCAAAATGCTTTAAagcaagcattttcagaatggtttttaaaTGTGTATAGATTCCACCACAGAACACAGGAAAGTTATTCAACTTCCCTTTTGAAATATAGCTGCAATGATTCCTTGGCTTTGTTTCTTTTCCCATTTCCATGGTCTAATGATGCATGTATCATATTATATTAAATTAAGCCAAGATAGTCAAGGACTATAACATCAGGCCGCCTTCTTAATACAAAGAATTGCCCAGGTTAATTACTATTTCACCTACATATCCTATATGTAAGCCTGCAATGTTCAGTACTTTAGCTTTCGCTAAAGCTTTAAGGGAATAATACAAACACTGTGAATCACCTTCACCACAGACAAAAAGCAGGCTCAGTGGGCTAGCACATACTCCCCCAACCAATTTTAAAAATAGTAGTGCTAATTTCTTCCCAATGCACCAACTTGGCTTAACAGCACTTCCCTTTTATTTCAGCTTAATATCTTCTGTTATTTTGTTTCATCTGCCTCACATAAGTGTCTTGATAAACTCAAACCAGCAGTTAAACAAAATACATTCAGTCCTTATAAAGGCACAGCGTATGCAGTTCCCTTTCATTTGAAAATGAAATCTCTCTTAGCTACATGTGCAAGGGAATTTAAATTTCAACCACACACATCTCCTGCAGAGTTTTACCATTCctccagaaaacaacaacactgctgaatcttggtttttgaacatgtaTTACAATTGTGCAACATAAAAAAATATCTTATTGCTAGAAGAGGAAAAAGCAGTAAAAACTTACTTTGAGTTATCAGCATTGTGGCTGTGATAATTGAGCAACCAACGAACTGCACAAAAACAGATTGTGGTCTGAAGATTGCACCCATAGGTCACAGAGCAATaacatttcggggggggggggtaggctacCACTACTAGGAATTTCTCCCCCCACTGATTAAATAAGCTACAGTGAGTCAGCAAGGTGGGTCAAAGATTAGAAGCTGAATGGATCAAGAGAAAAAGTTCCACCTACTGATAGcaagtgtgctttgctcatgaaaaTAACCAGCACTAAtcagtgctctggtccacggggtcacaaggagtcggacacgactaaacgactaaacaacaacaaatcatacaTTGCTGCTTGAAAAATCTAATGAGATCAGTAATGATTGTCTGGCTAAAATGATATTCTCAGTCAGTGATAACTTGAAAGTAGGCAGAGAATATCCATTTGGTGAAAAACACGTGTTTTGTAATTCTGATGAACATTAATGTTTTCAAAACTTTAAATAATTATAAAGTAATAGTCTCAGAAGCTTCAAACTTACAGCAGTCAATATATAATACTTGTGGGAATATGTAGCTAATAAAAATAATCAGACCAGAGTTCTTAATAGCAGCAGTCGAACTATCCACAAGCTATTTTTGTACATAAATGACAATTTCATTCTACAAAACCTTCCAGCACAAAGAAACATACCAGCAGCACAGACATATTTTGGCTTGTGAAGGAATGTGAAGTTTTAATgcaaaattattttcaccttgatTTTTAGATTTGGCATTCTCTGCCAGCAGCTGTAGTAGGACAACAAAAGAacaacaataatgatgatgatgatgagaaggAATGGTTGGCAGAGGAAGTAGAATTAATGGCCCCTATGGAATGTGTTTTCTTACATGGAATAACAAAAGTCAAGGGTCTATTAGCATTAGGATATTCTCAGCACAGGCCCTGTATTTGGTCTGCACGTTAAGCAAAACATTGAGCAAGGGAGACTGGTGCAACTGTCAACTATGAAAGAAGTATGTGTTTATAACTGTCAACATCGTAACAAACATATTGATGGCAATGATGATGGTATAAAAGTTTAAAGGGTTTAGAAGAAGACAGGCATCCATTAAGATTGCACTGCTGCAGAATCAGCAGCCCTTGATAACAATCTGGTTCATGGGGATTGGGTTAACAGAATACATGGATCAGGTGTTAATTCCCTGAAGCACAACCAATTGAACTTGCCCTCCTTGATCAGGCTGTTCTAAGAATTGAGAATGTTATTCAACTTCATTTTCTCAGAACAGTTCCAGGCACTCATCTTAAGAAAGTATTCTATTTAAATAATATATCCCAAGTAAATGTATGTGTTTTGACAAAACGCTTTCtagattatttattaaatatagatGTTATGTTATGCCAAGGACCACAACTCTCTGATTAATTACACAATGGTGGCGGGGACCTCAGCAGCCAGCCACTATTTTTAGTAGCTGAACTATAAATTGATCTATGGCCACCACCACAGCATTCCCAAATTCATCAAAATTATTTAAAGCCTTCTTGAAAAGCAATAATCCTAGCTGTGataaagctttttaatgtttctcCTTCATTCTGAACCAGGGAGTGAGTGGAGAGGGGGCAGACAAGAGAACTTAAAATGCAGTTCCATTCTGCCACTTAATATATATTCATTTAAAATCAGATTTGCTTCAGAATcttattatttaaaagaaaataaggcaaACTAGTGTTTTCAGAAATGCACTGCTAGTCTAACTGGAATTGCATTCTTTATGTAGCAATTTATCTATGGAGAGCAAATGGAAAGCTTCAGACTCATATGACTGTCCACATCCCAACACTGTGTTGCGTCTTACACtcaaaagtattttaaatgcGTAACCAttcagtttaaaaacaacaaaatggtaGGTTATATTTTCTAGCATAGTTGTCACACAGATAAGGACTATTATTGTTCATCCTAAAGTGCTGAACTCTAGGGGCAATAAGCATGTTCAGCAAAATTGTATGACACGAGTTCTACAATATTAAACtgcaaattggggtggggggttagcAAGGATttgaggaaagaggggggaacaAGATGCCATGCAGGCTGATGGTTAGACCAGCTGTGtggaggagacagagagatggtgtTTTGGCTACCTTTGAATCCAATGCTATGCTGCTGTGGGgagcaagcccctcttgagatgtgaTGCCTGGAACCCTCTTTCCAGATGGACTGAGGTGTaaatttgtgtaaataaaccattatttcataaagacactacagtctctgctgtgccgagagtcctggaatctcacactgctctgcAGAGATTGGGGCGGTCTGAAACATTCCAATAGACTGCAATGACCACTTCACATGCACTCGAAAAATCTGCTATTTTTACGACCATTTTTATATAGCTATGTGATGAAAATGTGACATGAAAATAACTGACATATTTTAAACATTCCCATAAACATTGTTTTCCAATATAAAAATTATGGTTTAACTACTATTGTTAATTGTTCTCACAAAGCAGGAGCATCAGATACCGTGCCAAAGCTGACCATACAGTCAAAGATTCCCTCTTCTGCAAAACTATTCAGCATATAGGGACCCTGTCTTCCTAGGCATCTAGCAACCCAGTTAACACAGTAGAGTCCACAGGATTCCTCCCCTTCAGTGGCATGAAGTTACAACATGTAAGCACATGGAGGCTGCTGTGTGAAAAGTGGTGTGACATTACTAGAAGCTGATAAGAGCTTGTTAAATCAGCCAGTCCTAGTACTCCAATACATCCTCCGCTCAACAGGGTTATCCTGTGTGGTGAGCAGTTTTCCAAACTGATTTTTTCTTTGCAGCAAGTCTGTCACTCTGCAGCCGTGTCCCACAGGATTCTCCATGTGGCTACTGTAATAATACATGAAACGGCCCAGTCAGTCTTTGCCCGCCCCCTCTCCGTTTCCAGGAAGGCTGGCAATTATTTTCTCACCACACGGGGATGCCTGGCAACAAAACAGCACTACAATAGCTACAAAAACCAACCAGGCTACTAGGCCAAGATCACTTGGTTATCTGTTCCTTTGCTTCCAGTAGCCTGTCAGACTCTCCATCAAGGTGACTTAAGAGCGGGTCTTCCCAGCCTCAACTTTCAATGTTATGTTTACAGCAGGAATAGTGTTTCTAAATTCGCAGCAGCAAatggtgaatggggggggggggcaggtatctGCTGGTCGAGATGCACAGCTTTCTCTTGAGCATGCCATATTCCCAAGCACATCCCTCGGGGAATTCTCCCGTTCCAATCGCCTGATCCTAGCGCTACCCTCCAGTTCCCACCAGGTTTATTCGCATCCCGCCTCCGCCCCACGCTCTCCTTATCCCTATTCAGGTGGGCTGGCAGAGATGAACCACCCCGCTAACACCCATTAACCACCTCGGGGTTGACCAAATTGGGCAGGCTTCAACGcgcgcaaccccccctccccgtctGGGTAGATGGAGGCTGACGGGTAAGCGATTCCTGCCTTTGCCAAAGCAAGGTCCGCATTTGTGACGGCTCAGATAGGTATACCGGTGTAGGGGGAGGGAAGAGTATTCCGGATTTTTCCATCAGTCTGAAATCCAAGCggctgcttctcccaccccctcgTCCCTCTCCGTATATACTCGGCGCTGTCCGCTTCCCACCCCCGAGCCACGCTCTCCCGGCCCCCTCACCATTTCTGCGCCGGGGACCCTCCGTCCTcagtctcttgctgctgctgttgctgttgctgctcttcAGGGGCGGGCCCCGACCAGCGACAGGAGCGAGCCGGGGCCCCCCAGCCCAGCTGCCACCCTCGACCTGGAAGTGAATTTGCCTCGGCGGAGCCGGCGGAAAAAAACGAAAGAAGAAACACCAGCAAACACCCACACAGCTCCCGCCTCCTTTAAAGGAGACGCGCTCCGGCACCCGGGAAGCCTTCCAACATGCCCGAGCAAAGATGGCATTGGTCGTGCAACGCTATCAGACAGGAGTTCCCATTGAATTCGGTGCCCCTTGCTCTTCCCGATAAGTGGGTATAGGCTGGCAGGCCGCCTGAGTGATGGACAGTCCCCCCTGGGTTTCCGGGGCCAGAACAGATAACTGATAAAAGTGATGTCATTCAGTCAAATCATTCAAAATAAAGGGAGCCCCTAGGCCTGTACAGAGTAGTTCCCCTTACTACAGAGTAACCGCGAGACAGGGATCCTGACTTAGATAGTGAAGCTTCGAGGCAGATATAATCTCTGacacattaaatatatatatgttgtaaAACTTATAGGCCACTTTGTAAGAGGCTTACACGGAGAGTTTAAATTAACACCACACCACACGCAGTAAAACAGTAAGTATAAAACCAGAGTTTAGATGCAATCGCTGTTAGTAAAGAGTTTAAAGAAAATCAATAGCAGGAATgagaataaaaccataaaataaccTATTCTTTACCACTGAAGTACAGTAAAACAACCTCCAGGCAATAAATGCACTAGATTGGAGAAAAACCAGCTCCCTCTTCTACTCACATATTTTGAAATTCATCATTCATACAAGGTGTTGGTGGGAATTCAAAAGCGGTATTATCATAATTATTTCAattaaccaaaatgtcacaaatttGTGAGGAAGCTTCTGAGTTCTCCAGCCATGTGAGAAACTGCCTCTGTTATGGTCCTAAAAGCAGCTGCTATCAAAATTAGCATTCAATCTGAATTTCCTTATACATTTGCATGAGCATATTCAAGGTCCCCCGCTGCGCCGCGCCCATCCAAATATGCAAGTTTTGCACATCTTTGGTTTCCTTTTTGGGAACCTTACAGCATGTTTGATGTATTCATCATGACATTAAGGGCTCAATCAAAACCAGGGATTTCTCTTCCAACGCATATTTTAAAGCAGCATACCAAAGGTGGGGGGTTTTGTTATACTGTACAGGTAACCGCTGTTTTGAATTGTCACTGTGTTCATCTTGATTTGAGCCTTGCACAAAAAAAGAGACTGTTGCTATTCTACTCGTGCTTTTCAGGTAGGCTTGGAGTCCGTGAAAACAACCCATCTTGCTACAAGctagggtttttggggggggggcgggatttcTGTTTTACAGCGCGATCCTATACATGTTTCAGTGGAGCTTACACTAATATGTAAACATGCATGTGGCattactttcctgggagtaagcacgcTGAGCACAATGAAATTTAATCCCCGGTAAATATGTGTAAGATTGCACTCTAACACAGCTGCTGCTCCTCTAAAACTTGTCACTGGGACGAGTAGTTTCAGCTATTTCCGTGTGAATGCCTATGTTTATAACTGCGCTGCGACTCAACAGGCTTCCACCAGCCTCTTCAACCCCTTCGCTTCCTCCGGAAGGGCAGAGCGGAAGTTGCCTGTGCCGTGTACGCCGCTGATTTTCTTCCGCCTGGTGCAGGGGGGCAAGATTTCCTGGGACGCTTTCACCTTGCAGGGAGCAGCGCAAGTATATGCTGTGcgttttccttcctccccttcccttgTCTGCAGAGAAATGGCTGGGCTGATCAACTTCGAGGATGAAGAGGAGGTGAAGGAGTACTTAGACAATCTGGGTGTGGAGTTCAGCTTCCAGTGCTATAAGGAGAAAGATCCTGACGGTAAGGTGGAGGTAGCCGCGTGGCCAACGTTGTTTGGTCTACTACCACGTTTCCCCCAGCGTTGGACATGCAGGCTGCAGTCCTCTCTgtccagttacctgggagtaagccccattgaactcggcgagatttatttctgagtagacgtgcGTAGGTCTGCACAATTAATTCAGGGtatttacttttgaataaatgtgtttgttttcttgGGTGTGTCACATAAGCATAGGTTACATAAAGATAATGAAAGCAGGTCCCACATTTATTCTGCCACCTTGATTTATCTGTAACCTTGCagcagactaaaaaaaaaaatgggtatTTCATCCTCAGGTTTTTGTGTGGAAGCTTTACCATAGTATCTGCAGTACTGAAATTATGAGTAGCTTTCAAAACAAACAGTGGCTGCAAATTTAAGAAGCCTTAATCTGAAGCAGTGGTGAGAAAACCATTACCCTCTAGAAGATGACTACAACGCCCATCTGTTCCAGCCATCAACATCTGGTTCCCCATCTTTGCTCTTAAAGAAGTTGAGCAGAGATCAACAGGCCTTTCAAATAGATTTAGGTAAAAGTTCTCTGGAGCTTATAAAGCAAAGGAAAGTACTACTGGGCAAATCAGTACTGTATTCTAATTTTGTTACCTGTgcacgcagccccttcgctcctCCCTTTGCTGAGCAAGCAGTCAAAGTTCCCATAGTTGCCTGTTTCCACCAAACCAGGAAATTATGGTTACCAGCATTGGAACAAGCAAGGAACTTAAAGCTAACTTTAAAGCATAGTTAACTCTCCCCATATTTTCTGAAGCTAGTAACCCATGTTTCCAGAATTCAGAAGAGACAGGAAACATGGCTAATTAGAGACTTCCTGGTTTGATTTTTTGCACCTCAAAGTGATGGTGTATGTGTGAATAAAGTTTTCATTCACATTTTGGCTTTAGAATTAGATCATCCAAATTGAGTCAGTAGGGATCAGtccctttttactttttattttatatggAAATATAGCATTAGGACCTATTGGTCAATCCCATTTCAGACTCGGAAGTCAGCCCATTTTATGGAGGCAATCAACACCCTGTCCTAACtgataaaaacaaaatcaaacaagGAAGAAACCAAAGATTGCAAGTGAAGCACAAAAATGGGGGTGGAATGATCATACCTTAAGTTTCCTTCATTGTGAAACCACAGGTTGTCACCGTCTTGCTGAGTACCTAGAGGGAGTAAAGAAAAACTTTGAGGGAGCTGCTAAAGTACTAAAGGAGAATTGTGGAAAAAACCTGCACAGTGACAGCTGCTACAAACTAGGAGCCTACTATGTTACTGGAAAAGGTAAGAAAGAACATCCCTCTCTACAACCCATTGTATCTCTATGTAAAAGGAAAAGCAATCCAAGTAAGGTTATTGAAAGCTTATGTAGTGCAGTGTAGTAGATGGTTTTTTTGCCTCAGCTCTCTTAGCTGCAGTATGGGAGTAGCACTGCACTTACTTTCAGGGATGTTATAaaggactcctgcattgcagggggttggactactacatgatccttgtggtccctttcaattctataattctgtgataagAACTATGTATAGAACAAATCATTTTCTCCCTGCAGGTGGGCTCCCTGCAGATTTGAAAACCGCCTACAACTGTTTTTTGAAGTCTTGTGAGAAAGGTGGGAAGAAATCCATAGATGCTTGTCACAATACTGGACTTCTGGCACATGATGGACGGGGCAATGATGATGAGAAGCCCAACGCACTCCTAGCCAGGGATTATTACAGTAAAGCTTGTGATGGCGGTTTTGCCCCCAGCTGTTTCAATCTTAGTGCAATATATCTCCAAGGAGCCCCTGGGATACCAAAGGATATGAACCAGGCTTTGGAATACTCTCTGAAAGCGTGCGACTTGGGACACATATGGGCATGTGCCAACGCTAGCCGAATGTACAAGCTAGGGGACGGAGTTGAGAAGGATGATGCCAAGGCAGAAACCCTAAAGAATAGAGCAAAAGACCTGCACAAAGAACAGCAGGCAGCTACAAGATCCTTAACATTTGGAGAGTAAGCCCAGTCAAGTGAATTCTAGTTTTCTCAAGAAACATACTTTGTACAATAGTGCACAGACATTGGGTGGAATTGAGCATGGCAGTATTGCAACATTGCTGCTTGCCCGACAGAAtgattccccctctcctccccctgcctgcTGTTCAGGGGGTTCTCCAAACACCTGCCGTGAGCCAATTTCGGGAGGCACTCAGCGGGAGGAAATGTATAAAATTTGATTCAAAAAACTTATTTGTGTGAATGGGTGTCTCTCTTTGCCTGTACAAATTATTGTTTTgtaaacacaataaaaaacaatatttttagGACATGGGTGATTTTTTGGGTAGCTCAGTTTTTATAggagaaaatgtatttaaaactATAACGTGAAAACTGCTGTAAACTAAACCATTGTTTCTAGAATGTAATTCTCAAATACATCAGGATTACATACACTGAGTTAACAGTCCAATGGGCTCTGTTGTTTCTAAATAAACTCTTTTCTTCAGCAAACCCCTTTATTTGTTTTCAGAAAGCAGAAATTGTAtctttagaaaaagaagaaactggCCAACTCCACTCATGTAATACTTTGCAGATGGGTAAAGGGGTGTGCTAATATGCTATTAAAGCCATCAATACCAAATGCATTAATTAGGAAGCacattccattaatttcagtggcacaACCTTTGAGGGGAATATGGTTTGAATAACTGTATTGAGTGATAATATAATTGAATATCTTATTTCTTGCTTACATGGGGATAAGTATGtgaaagtttatttttttaaccatGCTGTTTCTAGGCAACTCCTATACTTGCCATGCACTAATCTTTATTTTGTGATCTAAGTGTAGCAGATTAAATTACGGTATATtcagctgggttgttgttttttgcaagttATTTTATATAAGCAGTCTCCCATTTACTATTGCAAATGGGTGACTACTTATATaaattatcggggggggggggacttatagAAGTTGCCAAAAGAAGGGACACTTATGATCATAATTCATTTTAAATTCAGGCCCAGTTCACATAATATTGAGCAACACACAAGCATGCAGTTCCAGGAATAAGCTTGTGATTTGTGTGCTCACAAATGCATCTGACACCTTGCCTACGTGAGGTCATGAGAATTACTACCAGCCCTAACGGTGATGGCGTGAGGAATATTCATGAAGAAGACAAAACTGTTCACTAGTCCTCAAACTTCTACACATCACTTCAGAAAACATGAGAATCAAAATTGTTTCTGAACGCCATTCAGCTCTCTGGCTTGTAAACTGTTTTCTATGGAGTTTGAGCGGTTAATCTGTATTCTTTCCTATTTCTGAAGGGTTCTTTAATAGCTGAATCCCTGACTGATTGTGTAGGATCAGTTTGTGACATCATTCAGTGCACGGTTTATTATGTTAATTAACTTCTTCAGAATAATCTGCTACCTTTTTCTGTCACTAGGAGGCACTCTAGTTTTAAAATTCACATTACATTAACCTCTTGAGTCTCATATGTTTGTGTATaggaaacacatttttatttcccTTCAGGGTGGTGATTTGAATTCTGAAATAACTGTGAGTGTAATTTGTAGGTTTGGGTCCAAATAACAGTTGTAACTgataaaagcaaaaaataaaacatctCCCAGGTTTCTCAGCATTATTTCTTACATGCCTTCCTTATAGCCTGCAGTCTTCTATCATGAGTGCGGATAGTATAATTACTCAAACATTCCTTAGTTCTATTAGTGTGCCTTATTTCCACATCATCCCACAGGTTTGACTTCTGCTGAGTACCTTCCTTTCATTGCTGCCTTGTGCTTGTTAAATGTTGAATTTCTTAGATAAATATTCAATGTCCTCTATCTTAAAAATGATTATTTTATCAGCACCATCAGGAAGGAGCTCAGCTATTAACACTACAACTTTTATCCTATGCATCTTTATAACAATGGTATCAAATTCTTCATAAGCAAATCAAAAGAGGGATGAGAAGTTTTC
It encodes the following:
- the COA7 gene encoding cytochrome c oxidase assembly factor 7; amino-acid sequence: MAGLINFEDEEEVKEYLDNLGVEFSFQCYKEKDPDGCHRLAEYLEGVKKNFEGAAKVLKENCGKNLHSDSCYKLGAYYVTGKGGLPADLKTAYNCFLKSCEKGGKKSIDACHNTGLLAHDGRGNDDEKPNALLARDYYSKACDGGFAPSCFNLSAIYLQGAPGIPKDMNQALEYSLKACDLGHIWACANASRMYKLGDGVEKDDAKAETLKNRAKDLHKEQQAATRSLTFGE